The Thioalkalivibrio thiocyanodenitrificans ARhD 1 genome window below encodes:
- a CDS encoding FHA domain-containing protein — protein sequence MMKLYLRKRGKPLGELDLSDGVTTIGRRPDNDIVLSDRAVSGRHARIELTGGEVTIQDLDSTNGTFVNGRRVTTHSLRDGDMIAIGNYRLGFGRGEVVVQDPGPPTQILRVDRPGMPPGLADEHCTRRIRQLRAAARQAGQAADRQMALRIMSGCNQGRQLDLLGPVTALGEPGQEVVVFLRSGDELSIRQVQGDPGRVRVNDVALEAEAVPLRHNDVIHVGDLRILIVVGPDPTDAHTGLWTLE from the coding sequence TGTCCGACGGGGTCACCACCATCGGTCGGAGGCCGGACAACGACATCGTGCTGAGTGATCGGGCCGTGAGCGGCCGGCACGCGCGTATCGAACTGACCGGGGGCGAGGTCACGATCCAGGATCTCGACAGCACCAACGGTACCTTCGTCAACGGCAGGCGCGTGACCACGCATTCGCTGCGGGACGGAGACATGATCGCCATCGGCAACTATCGCCTGGGCTTCGGCAGGGGCGAGGTCGTCGTCCAGGATCCGGGCCCGCCCACGCAGATCCTCCGGGTCGACCGCCCGGGTATGCCGCCGGGGTTGGCGGATGAGCATTGCACCCGGCGGATCAGGCAGTTGCGGGCCGCCGCCCGCCAGGCCGGGCAGGCGGCGGATCGCCAGATGGCCCTGCGCATCATGAGCGGCTGCAACCAGGGGCGGCAACTGGACCTGCTGGGGCCGGTGACCGCCCTCGGAGAGCCCGGGCAGGAAGTGGTGGTGTTCCTGCGCAGTGGCGATGAACTCTCCATCCGGCAGGTACAGGGTGACCCGGGCCGCGTACGGGTGAACGACGTCGCACTCGAAGCCGAAGCGGTACCGCTCAGGCACAACGACGTGATTCATGTGGGCGACCTGCGCATACTGATAGTCGTTGGACCGGACCCGACGGATGCCCATACCGGGCTATGGACCCTGGAGTGA
- a CDS encoding glyoxalase/bleomycin resistance/dioxygenase family protein — MRNKPGFTGGRNIAMKVPPHLYDATIRFYRDVAGLPVIEHLAPSVVFEFGASRLWIDSVDGLSQAEVWLELNTDNVAAAASALQASGVVRRDEIEALPEGFEGFWISSPASIIHLVCRDTDTG, encoded by the coding sequence ATGCGCAACAAGCCGGGCTTTACCGGCGGCCGCAACATCGCCATGAAGGTGCCGCCCCATCTCTACGACGCCACCATCCGGTTCTATCGGGACGTGGCCGGCCTGCCGGTCATCGAACACCTGGCCCCGTCGGTGGTGTTCGAGTTCGGCGCCAGCCGGCTCTGGATCGATTCCGTCGACGGCCTCAGCCAGGCGGAGGTGTGGCTGGAGCTCAATACCGACAATGTAGCGGCCGCCGCGTCGGCGTTGCAGGCTTCCGGCGTGGTTCGGAGGGACGAGATCGAGGCGCTGCCCGAGGGTTTCGAGGGGTTCTGGATCTCGAGTCCGGCCTCAATCATCCACCTGGTGTGCCGCGACACCGACACCGGATAG